In Silene latifolia isolate original U9 population chromosome X, ASM4854445v1, whole genome shotgun sequence, the following proteins share a genomic window:
- the LOC141618137 gene encoding uncharacterized protein LOC141618137 codes for MKFWFTVVYGSNSDTDRLYLWQQLTSIKDICIGAWCVGGDFNNILHFNERLGSTVLWRELVDFRNCVDYCELLDIKAQGSFYTWNNKQGPHTRVFSRIDRFLLNQDWMDLHPDSYAYFLNEGCFDHNPCIFYRRPGNAIRKSHFRYFNMWGQAPNFLNIIQSEWQKEVKGVKMQKFSDIEKAAELAKFLLDKIQTEMHLHPHDTSIREQEQAASQNYFHLHKAQLSYLKQKTEPYQIEAAFLEYYNDLLGTSKETVSCIFSIPSSKAPGPDGFSRQFFKDSWSIIRTEVYEAIVDFFHTGKLLKQLNATLVTLIPKVDNPTSVLEFRPIACCNLIYKCISKLLCTRLGEVLPDIVNPNQGGFIKGRNIVENVLICQDLIRLYNRKSASPRCLIKIDLRKAYDTIEWNFLHHMLTALQFPKVFIDKIMVYVISTTYSLALNGNSFCFFHGKRGLGQGDPLSPLLFTLCMEYLSRILNVVGGQDDFRFHPLCGPMKLNHLLFADDLLLFSKGNTASIMWMLSAFSTFSDASGLCLNRDKSDIYFNGVSGDVIAEIMQVSGFRKGTLPFGYLGVPISSKKLSKNDCMQLVDMITMRIRAWGARQLSYSGRLALINSMLTSLHSYWASIFLIPNGIMKKIDNICRNFLWCGKHSYLRSPNVHWDKCCSPKAEGGLGIRASKLWNKALLGKYIWWLANKKDHLWVRWINHIYMKGIHWSNYNPPNDCSWAWKKIAHTMSTFKQAYTNDCWLASDKAYTVADGSQWLCLVNPQVPWHHVFQLQRLLTKDRMHRMGFGHDSICYLCDGADENHNHLFYQCPFSIRCVDLLQHQLGVQFPVFDLCNWNAREGRWSQLQRRIIRACHVGLIYAIWRARNKARLDHFVSRPKWVVYQVIKEVTASFWARNTSVLTTRDVDWLKKIST; via the exons ATGAAGTTTTGGTTTACTGTGGTTTATGGTTCAAATTCTGATACCGATAGACTATATTTATGGCAGCAACTTACTAGTATCAAGGACATATGTATTGGTGCTTGGTGTGTTGGAGGGGATTTCAACAATATTTTACACTTCAATGAACGTTTGGGGAGTACTGTTCTTTGGAGGGAATTGGTGGATTTTAGGAACTGTGTTGACTATTGTGAGCTACTGGATATAAAAGCTCAAGGTTCCTTCTATACTTGGAACAATAAGCAAGGACCCCATACTAGAGTTTTTTCCAGAATAGATCGTTTTCTTCTCAATCAAGATTGGATGGATCTTCATCCTGATAGTTATGCTTATTTCTTGAATGAGGGGTGTTTTGATCATAATCCCTGTATTTTTTACAGGAGGCCTGGTAATGCTATCAGAAAATCTCATTTtagatattttaatatgtggggacAAGCTCCTAACTTCCTTAATATTATTCAATCTGAGTGGCAAAAGGAAGTCAAGGGTGTTAAAAT GCAGAAATTTTCTGATATTGAGAAAGCTGCTGAGTTGGCTAAATTCCTCCTAGACAAGATTCAGACTGAAATGCATCTCCATCCTCATGATACTTCCATCAGAGAACAGGAACAAGCTGCTTCCCAGAATTATTTCCATCTTCATAAAGCTCAGTTGAGCTATTTGAAGCAGAAG ACTGAACCTTATCAGATTGAAGCTGCCTTTCTTGAGTATTACAATGACTTACTGGGGACTAGTAAAGAGACTGTTTCT tgCATTTTCTCTATTCCTTCCTCTAAAGCACCAGGACCTGATGGTTTTTCCAGACAATTTTTTAAAGACTCTTGGTCTATTATAAGAACTGAGGTTTATGAGGCTATAGTGGACTTCTTTCATACTGGTAAGCTTCTCAAACAACTGAATGCTACTCTGGTTACCCTCATACCTAAGGTGGACAACCCAACTAGTGTACTTGAGTTTAGGCCCATAGCATGTTGTAACCTTATCTACAAATGCATTTCTAAACTTTTGTGTACTAGGTTGGGTGAGGTGCTTCCTGACATAGTGAATCCTAATCAAGGTGGGTTTATCAAAGGGAGAAATATTGTGGAAAATGTGTTAATTTGTCAAGATCTGATTAGGCTTTATAATAGAAAATCTGCCTCTCCCAGGTGTTTGATCAAAATTGACCTCAGAAAAGCGTATGACACTATTGAATGGAATTTTTTGCATCACATGTTAACTGCCCTGCAATTCCCTAAGGTGTTCATTGATAAAATTATGGTGTATGTTATTTCCACTACTTATTCTTTGGCTTTAAATGGTAATTCCTTTTGTTTTTTTCATGGTAAAAGAGGACTTGGACAAGGAGACCCTCTGTCCCCTCTTCTTTTCACTTTATGTATGGAATATCTATCAAGAATCCTGAATGTGGTGGGTGGTCAAGATGATTTTAGGTTTCACCCTCTTTGTGGCCCCATGAAACTGAACCATCTCCTTTTTGCTGATGACTTGTTGCTCTTCTCCAAGGGGAATACTGCCTCAATTATGTGGATGCTAAGTGCCTTCTCTACTTTCTCTGATGCTAGTGGTCTTTGCCTTAATAGAGATAAATCAGATATTTACTTTAATGGAGTTTCAGGGGATGTGATAGCTGAGATTATGCAGGTATCTGGTTTTAGGAAAGGAACTTTGCCTTTCGGATACTTAGGAGTTCCTATTTCATCCAAAAAGCTGTCCAAAAATGATTGTATGCAGCTGGTGGATATGATTACTATGAGAATCAGAGCTTGGGGTGCCAGGCAGCTATCTTATTCTGGTAGGCTTGCTCTTATCAACTCTATGCTCACTAGTCTTCATTCTTACTGGGCTAGCATTTTCCTTATCCCCAATGGTATTATGAAGAAAATAGATAATATATGTAGGAATTTCCTTTGGTGTGGAAAACATTCTTACCTAAGATCTCCTAATGTTCACTGGGATAAATGTTGCAGTCCTAAAGCTGAGGGAGGACTGGGCATTAGAGCCTCTAAACTTTGGAACAAAGCTTTATTGGGTAAGTATATTTGGTGGCTTGCTAACAAAAAAGACCACTTATGGGTTCGATGGATCAATCATATTTATATGAAGGGTATTCACTGGTCCAACTACAATCCTCCAAATGATTGCAGCTGGGCCTGGAAGAAGATTGCACACACTATGTCCACTTTCAAGCAAGCCTATACAAATGACTGTTGGTTAGCATCAGACAAAGCATACACTGTTGCTGATGGCTCCCAATGGCTGTGTCTTGTGAATCCTCAGGTTCCTTGGCACCATGTTT TCCAACTCCAGAGACTTCTTACCAAAGATCGTATGCATCGTATGGGTTTTGGCCATGATTCTATTTGTTACCTTTGTGATGGAGCTGATGAGAATCATAATCATCTGTTCTATCAGTGTCCTTTCAGTATACGCTGTGTTGATCTGCTACAACACCAGCTTGGAGTGCAGTTCCCAGTTTTTGATCTCTGTAACTGGAATGCTCGTGAGGGGAGATGGAGTCAGCTACAAAGAAGGATTATCAGGGCTTGTCATGTGGGTCTTATTTACGCTATTTGGAGAGCAAGGAACAAAGCACGTCTGGATCATTTTGTCAGCCGGCCTAAGTGGGTTGTTTATCAAGTTATTAAGGAAGTGACTGCCAGCTTTTGGGCAAGGAATACTAGTGTACTCACTACTCGAGATGTTGATTGGCTCAAGAAGATTAGTACCTAG